In Rhinoraja longicauda isolate Sanriku21f chromosome 12, sRhiLon1.1, whole genome shotgun sequence, the DNA window TCTAATTCGATGAGGAGCCTAGTTTGCACTGACTACAgttagactctattccttgagagttgctgccaggcctgctgagttactctagcaccggTGTTTTATTTATATATCAGTGCAGTTCCTTGTCCCTCTGTCTCTAGTGTGCACTGATGCTACTTTGCACTCCTAGGTGCAAGACATAGTTTACATTCCCTGGATGTCTGTCAGTTGGAATTTTAATCTGACTCTAGTTTGCACTCGCTGGGTACAGGGTTTAGTTTGCATTGTCTCTTGTTCACACCCCTGGATGCTGTGTCTCATTTGCACTGGAACTACTTTGCAGTTCATTTGTGCAAGGCCCAATTTTCACCGTCTCTAGTTTATACTCCCTGGATGCCGGATCTAGTTTGCACTGACACTAGTTTACACTTCCTACCTGCAGGATTTAGTTTTCAATGACTCCAGTTTGCACTCCCAGGGTGAAGGATTGAATTTGCATTGATTCTGTTTTGCAATCCTCAAGTGCAGGGTCTCACAGAATCGAGTTTGCATTGACTCCAATTTGCACTCCTTCGGTGAAGACTCTCGTTTGCACTGTTGCCAGTTTGCACTCATTGGGTGCTGGGGTCCAGTATGTCCTCACTCCAGTTTGCACTGACGCACGTGTACCAGTTTGTACTCCTTAGTTGCAAGACCTAGTTTACAGTCTCCAGCTAGTACCGACTGGGTGCATGGTGTCGTTTGCAGTGCGTGGATGCAGGGTGTAGTTTGCAGTGCGTGGGTGCAGGGTCCAGCTTACAGTGTCTCCAGTTTGCAGTGTGTGGGTGCAGGGTCCAGGTTGCAGTGCGTGGGTGCAGGGTGCAGCCTGCAGAGTCTCCAGGTTGCAGTGCATGGGTGCAGGGTCCAGGTTGCAGTGCGTGGGTGCAGGGTCCAGGTTGCAGTGCGTGGGTGCAGGGTGCAGCTTGCAGAGTCTCCAGGGTGCAGTGCAGGGTGCAGCTTGCAGAGTCTCCAGGTTGCAGTGCGTGGGTGTGGGTGCAGCCTGCAGTGTAGGGTGCTGTAACGTGAGCAGCTGAAGGCTGTGCTGCCCTCTGCCGTGAGGATGCGGTCACTGTAGCGGTGATGGCGCTTTGCGCGCGCGGGCGGACGCTCGCCAGTGGCGGTGAGGCCGACGGCGACTCTCTCTCACTGTTCGCACCGGTCCGTGTGTGGGAGGCGGCCGATGCGGGTAGGGCCATTGCAGGAGCCCCGTCCACTGCTCCCTTCCCCGTGTCTATCACCCCCCGGCTCTGtcgccccccccccggctctgtCGCTTGTGTTGCTGCCCGCGGCGACGCCACTGatcccgggccgggccgggccgggcctagCCGCcacaacacacacaaacatggcggcatctgtggagaggaggagtgggggggggggggcagacccttcctcacactgagtcaggggcgggcggggggggggggacacgggTCAATGTTCGGGCCGCTGGGCCGCTGGGAATGTGAGGCGCCGGCCCTCCAgtgtgcgctgggcctcactctggcagtggaggaggcccatggaggaggaggcccatggaggaggcccatggaggaggcccatggaggaggcccatggaggaggcccatggaggaggcccatggaggaggcccatggaggaggcccatggacaGGGAgggcagtgtgggagtgggaggggaggttggggggaggggtaggtggggGAGGTGAAGTGTTTGGAGGTCAGGTAGGCTGGGgtagactgagtggaggtgttgacCCTGTGAGCGGTTTGTGTGTCACCCTGGACAGTCAGCGGCATCTCATCTGCAGCATGGCATGGGAGGGACAGCAGAACAACTGGttgtcttcacaaaatgctggaagggtctcgacccgaaacgtcacccattccttctctcctgagatgctgcctgacctgctgagttactccagcattttgtgaataaataccgtcgatttgtaccagcatctgcagttattttcttatacaactggtTGTCTTCGGTCAGTGTgtgggaaagaattgcagatgctggtttaaaccaaaggtcgacacaaaatgctggagtaatcagtctggagaagggtctcgacccgaaacgtcacccattccttctcaccggagatgctgcctgacccgctgagttactccagctttttgtgtctacctttggtcagaaacatagaaaacaggtgcaggaggaggccatttggcccttcgagccagcaccgccattcattgtgatcatgactgatcatccacaatcagtaacccgtgcctgccttcgccccatatcccttgattccactaccccttagagctctatctaactctctcttaaattcattcagagaattggcctctactgccttctgtggcagagaattccacaaattcacaactctgggtgaaaaagttccttctcacctcagcggGATCAAAGGTGGGAACCTATTCTTGTTCTGTCTGCAAGAGAGTGGAAGGGACAGCAGAACTGCacaacacagagagacacaggggaGGAGGGATCCATATATAATCGCAGGGCAGAAAacaagtttatttagtttagtttagaagtacagcatggaagcaggccctttggcccacctagtccatgccgaccagcaatccccacacattatcactatcctacacacactagggccaatttacacttattccaagccaattaacttacaagcctgtacgtctttggagtgtgggaggaaacaggagcacccggagaaaacccatgctttcacggggagaacgtatcgtacagccagcaccagaacccgggtctctggcactgtgaggcagcaactctagtgctgtgCCGCCGTGCTGCCCAAGCTTTTGGATATGgctatctgtatactaaaactctcgtttgtttgcttgtttgtgactcaaaaacggtacactatagcgcgacaattttagtcccaccttactcaccgtcgtccctttagtgctaatggaagaagtttcattgaaatcggtgtctgtttttaaagttattcacattttaaagtttaaatctatctcctagggagggggtggagggaggggagggggtggagggaggggcggggaggggagggagggaagggggtggaggagcggaggaggaggataaggggggttgaggggatggagtggggggaggggaggggggtggaggataaggggggttgaggggatggagtggtgggaggggagggggatggagtggggggagggggaagggagtggaggagggggtggagagagggagggggtggaggataaggggggggtgagggggatggagtggggggaggggatggggaggtggaagggggtagagagggtgctgcaccaatgcaggagaggtttgggcccaacgggtccacttggtctagtttgttttagAATCAACGGAGTTTAGGATTGATTCTGAGAGGAATCTGCACACTAAATGGTAGTTCACTTTGATTGCTTTCACAACCGGAAAGTGGATTAGAGATGTTGGTTGGAAGCATCACATGATTAATTCCATCTTTTTTGGTGTTATGATCCTGATAGTTCTGAAGCTGGCGGCCAGCAGCCACGAGGCAATAAAAAAAAAGCATTGTTCAGAAGATCAGCTACTTTGGTTGCCTTCTGGGACATTGTCTTCAAATAGACTTGTCCTTGTGGATGCAGTCATACAAGACATTGAGGGAGTTCATCTGCACAATGCTGCTTTGTTTCACCCATCACCCTGGATCTGTGAATGATTAATGTTAGTTATAGTTTGATGAAAGGAACATAAAGATCTGAACACACAtgctaaacattttaaatgcAGTATTTCCCATAGGTCCGGGCTGTGCTTATTTCACTTTCTTTGCTTTCTGCAGTCCTTTTCGGTCAGATTTCTTTCTAATTGAGGGGTAGTTCTAGACTGTCCCACTCTTCAACTCATCTGGTCAGCCATTCAGCtaataaacaccacaacctcaaaataagttctgaactacatagactatcatTGTCATTAAtatactattattgtttgttttttatgtgtacatgtgtgtgcatatacatgtgcatgtatgtgtatatatgtatgtatatactgTATAATATATGTGGATATgtgagtgtatatatacacacacacttaactttttttctcgtttattatatcatttacagtgcactatgtttacatattctgttgtgctgcagcaagtaagaatttcattgttctatctgtgacatatgacaataaaacaatcttgtcTTGATTACTGGTGGCACGGAGGAAGCCAAGTCTAATCCTAGCCGTGGTTGACTTTCATTACTGTTCAGCAGTTTGGAGTGAAGCACTCACTAATGCTTCTTCCCTGGAATGGGTTACTGAGCACATGGTCAGCTATTGTATCACTGATCAAACATTCGGGAAGTTTCGGGTTCAAGTCCCATTCCACAGGCATGAGCACAAAATCTGAAATTGTAAGAGTCCTCACCGAAGGACTGCCGCACTTTCAGCAACATTGCCTTCTGAATGAGGTGCTCAAACAATGCCTTGAACTCCAGTGGACATAGGTCCTCTGGCATTATTTTGAAGTAAAGGAAGTTTGTCATAATTCCCCACACTTTGTTTATCTCACAAACATCGTAAAATCGCTTTCGctggggtagtttacaacccagcggtataaatattgatttctctaacttcaaggaactcttgcatcccctttctctccgtccctctcccacccaagttgtactagtttcaaagtcatcttgttgagtctcattgtctgtaactcgttttcacctagcccacagctagcccaatagcctgtttcctttgtcatcgtttcttttttgcatatctttcaatcgtttgttctatatctctagacatcaccgtctatgtccctcgtttccctctcccctgcgtttcagtctgaagacatgactcaacccgaaatgtcatctattccttctctccagagatgctgctgacccgccgagttactccagctatttgggtCTATTAGAGGAATGGAGTTCTGACAGATGCAGTGGGGACTGAGTGAAGCTACAAAGTAAGGGGTGGACAAacctggaaagaaattaaactaGAAGGTGATCGTATTAAATGGAAAACAGTGGAGCAGAGTGGAAGAGCATGAACAGCGTGACAAGGTGGAAGTTGATGTAAAGAAGAGTTGGGGATCAGAAATTTAAGTAAAAAAGAacacaggtctcgacccaaaacgtcacccattccttttttccagagatgctgactgtcccgctgagttactccagcatgttgtgtctatctacaggttATGATGAGTCTGCTTCAACCTGGCAGTAGGCAAACAAAGAGTGGCAAGGGTTTGTATTCTGGCCACTTGCTCACCTCAGATTTACATTTGTCACCTTGGTAGCCATACCGATAGGTCTGATCTTCTCTCCTTATGCCCCAAAGCCTCgtattctctctccctttcttaatACATCATTACCACTTTGATTAAAAAATGGTCAACCAAATAAGTTATTTGGTAGCTTGGTGTGAAATCTTAGTTGATAATCACTTCTGCAAAATAGTCAGTAATACAAATGTCGGTTACGGTTGTGGCTTAGACTGTAGATAGCCAAAATTGTTCATTCAAAACCGGATATCaagcaagaagatagacacacaatgctggagtaactcagcgggactggcagcatttccggagagaaggaatgggtgacatttcggcagcatttccggagagaaggaatgggagacccttcttcagactgagagtcgggcgagggaaactggagataatgGAAGGGCAAGGATACCAAACAATCTCTAAACACAGAATCAAGGAAGGAGGAGTGAGAAGTGGTAGAGAAATGATGCTGAGTGTTGGCAGCCTGAATGTGAATATTGACTCCTTCCTTAACcatgataaggtcataagtcaaagaagcagaattaggccattcagcccatcactactccgccattcaatcatggctgatctatctctccctcctaaccccattttcctgccttctcccccatgacCCTGAcacctgatcaagaatctatcaatctctgacttaaaagtatccattgacttggcctccacagctttctgtggaaaagaattccacagattcaccaccctctgactaaagaaattccttctcatctccctcctaaaggaacatcctttaattctgaggctatgacctttagacctagtctctcccactagtggaaacatcctctccacacccactctatccaagcctttcatgatATTCTCATGGGGCTGCACTGGATGTgaaaaaaggggaggccaattataGATGCTCGAGAAACCTGAGAAAACATTATAAAATATTGTAAAGCATCCATTGATTTTTAATCTTTCATTTTCCCCCATGTATAGAATCGCTGCCAGGTTTACAATGTTAATTGAGAACTGTCATAAGTTCTTGTATTCGAGGAAGTGGTTGAAATTTTCCATTCATTAATAATGCATTTGACTAAAATCTCCAAATAAAATTTTTTGGACTATCGAACAAGATAAACATTGTTTCAGCTTTCTGTCATATCTGTTTTTGGGTTCGTTTTTTATTATGGAATAACAGTTCCACATGCTCAACAGCCTCTTTAATTTTTTATCTCTTAATATGTAGTGACATTTTTTCTCCACGTGACAGTACTTCCAAATGACCCAGGTAACATCAAACACTTGACAGCTACTTTTAATGACTCACTATGAGGATATTAATTCTCATATTAATATTAATCAATAAAAGCTGTAAAGCCTTATtttatgacagacacaaaaagctagagatcagacagcatctctggagaaagggaataggtgatgtttcgggttgagacccttcttcagactgagagtcgggggaaagggaaatgagagatacagacgatgatatagagagatatagaagaaatgaatgaaagatatgcaaaaaagtaatgatgataaaggaaacacgcCATTTTTAGTTGCGGTCTAGctgacagacaatgagactcacaaGACGACTTTAAACCAGGCTCGTCATATTGTGTTAATAGGAATTAATTCAGCACTTTAGGAATCACTTCCTGTCATCTTTGACCATTATTTGTACATTCAGAAAGCTGTTAGGGACCCTTCTTTGATTTTGATCATTCATGCTCCTTTCATTTCACTTTTTGAGTTGCTGTCTTGATTTTTCTCCAATCCCTTTTAATGTTGgcccaaaaatgctggaaaattaaCAGTGAGTTCACATCGCATGCTGTTATTGATAAAAAGGAAAACAGTTTGTGTTGAAGAATAGTAATGCACTGAATGGCAAGTTGCCACAAACGGTTCGATGATTTCCTCCACTCTTAGATTTCATAAACAGGAGCTTGCCAGCTACCTCCCCTTGATTGTTAACATGCAAACAAACTAAACTCCATCCTCAAGTTAGCGCTGTTATTTCATGGTGCAAGACCCCATTCATGAGATGAATTGCAATCTTGGCACGGACTTTGGAGTTGCAAAAGAGAACAGTTTCACTTCCTATGCCAGTAACATTTTAAGCGTTTCTTATGTTTTGCTCCCCATCTATGGCCTCCATCTCTTCATCGAATCTTTCCTTCCATCTTTCTGTATCCTTGGTGCAAAATCactctattccctttatcatcattCGCTCTTTGTCTTTAAGGCGATACACTTGCTCCATCATTGATTTTGCTCCTGTTTACTCAATGTGCATAATCAACTTCCATTTTCAGCAATCTGCAAAATATAAATGAGGGCGAGGAAGAAATTCAAACCTGTGCCATATCATGGTCcagtcattttttttttaaagttccctTTAGTCTTTTCATGTTGGCAATATGTCTTACATATGGGGAAGAAAGGAGGAGGTGTTTGAGAGACAAAGCagtgtttattttagtttgtgCATTCACATGGTAAATATTCAAACCTTATGTTGCTTATTGTATGCAATGACTGTCCTCGCGATACAAGCAGGAGCGGGCCGTACAATCCCTCACGCTTGTttcaccattcagtaagatcatgaccTTCACTCCTAAGTATAAATAATAATGTCTGCGTATTTGATATTTGACAGTGCAATGAATAGCCTGAAGGAGATGACCCACCGTGCGCACCAGATTGAGAAACTTATTTCAGGAAATAATATCCAGGACATAAAGTGCCTCCTGGATGGCATGGAGGACATTCAAGTCACCCCTGAAGTTCTCCAGGAGACTGACTTGGTTAAAGCGGTATACAGAGTCCTAAAGACTTGCCCAGACGCTGGTATCAGGGGGAAGGCACGGAGACTATTGTCTGCATGGAAAAAGTTGTACAAGAGATCGAATCTCCAGGGAAAATGTCCGGAAGACAAAGCCTGTGATGGTACGGAAAAGACGGAGCCGTCAAATGAAATGGGTCAAGGAAAAGTCAAACTTGAACATGAGACTAGTGAAACTGATTCTGCCTGTCGAAACCCCACACAACAAACTCAAATAACAACAGGAACTGATGTTATCCGCAATCTCCTCACAAATGAAAAAGCTCATGACGTAAAGGTTCCTGTAACAGAAGAAGGTTTTGTAGGAATTGAGCAGGATGCAGCACCTAAACAGCTGTGTATATCAGGTGTCGATGCAGTGCGGACTAAATGTGTAGCCCTCCTCTTCCAAGCTTTAATTGGTTCAGAGCCAGTTGATGGGACGCAGGTTGGAATATGGCAGGGAATTGCCGAAGAAATTGAACAATCCATATATGCAATTCACTTGAAAAATACCAAAAAATACAAAGCTTGCATTCGGAGCAGGATTTCAAATTTAAAGGACCCTAAAAATCCGCATTTAAGACAGAGAATACAGTTAGGAgaaataactccacagatgttTGCGGAGATGTCAGTGATGGACATGGCAAGTGAGGAGTTGAAACACCTGAGAGCGTTCTACACCACATCTGGGCTTCAGAACCATCAGCTGCCTCAATGTTCAGAAGGAATCAAGACAAGCAAACTCAGATGCAGACGGTGTGAAAAATTTAACTGTACTGTGACAGCAATTGCCAGAGGCACACTGTTTATTCCAGCTTGGGTGCGAAGCGGAAACCCCGACGAACAGATGGTGACTTTTATAATTTGCAATGAGTGTGGAGAACAATGGTATAACAGTGGCTGGATTTCAGTTTAGATTTGCCAAAGGATCACAAAGGAAATTTGTGTGAAGAAAACATGGTAACATAGAATATATGTgcagaagtaggctattcggccccttcgagctattcaatatgatcacggctgatcatccaaaatcagtaccccgttcctgctttctccccatgccccttgattccgttagcccgaagagccatatctaactctctcgagaAGAGCCACAACccaaccctttccttctctcttgagatgctgcctgtcccgccgagttactccagcatgttgtgtccatcttcagtgtaagccagcatctgcaatcccttcctaCAGAAAGGAAATTTGTTTAATTTATCATTTCCTGCCCCACAAATAGTGGCAATGGTATCTTTGCCTTCGCTTGGATTCGAATAAGGAAATAGAATATTAATAATAAAACTAACAAATAAAATCATGATCTTAGAAAATACTTGGGAGGTGATTGTTGTGTGTGTTGTTCTTTTGCATCATTTTGGTACCTTACCAACTACAGAACTGTCTTGGCCTGAACCCTCTGTACAAAACCATTGGCGTTTACCTCCATAACTGGGTGTTCAGGACTCCCTTACAAACTCATGTCTTAAACTTCCACATAACTAAGGGGGGATTTCCGAATTGTGCTTCTACATCatggtgcatcacagcttggtttgggaccagcaccatccaagaaattgcagcgaattgtggacgcagcccagaccatcacataaaccaacctcccttctattgactccatttatacctcacgctgcctcggcaaggccagcagcataatcaaggaccagtcgcaccccggccactcctcccctctcccatcaggcaaaaggtataaaaatgtgatctatacactgtaaatggatcgatagtaatcatgtgttgtctttctgctgactggtttgcacgtaacaaaagcttttcactgccgtgacaatactaaactaaagtaaacatttgCTCTTATGAAATCCAGTGGTGGATTCCAATCTTTCTAGCATCGCTGCTGTGTATCTGACAGACAGTAATACAAAAATGTTCATTTAAATGAAGAGGGTTGCAAGGTGGAAGAGTAGGAGTGAAATAAAATATCATTTGATTCAACTGAATTCATTTAATAGTTTCTAGTACTCTGGGGATTTTTATTAAACTTTTAATAATTTTAAACTTTTTCActtgagcgcaggagggtgaggagtgatcttgtagatcactcctagatctctcaaatcatgagaggaatagatcaagtagatgcacagagtctcttgcccagagtaggggaatcgaggaccagaggacataggtttaaggtgaaggggaaaaaatttaataggagtccgaggggtaattttttcacacaaagggtggtgggtgtatggaacgagctgccagatgaggtagttgaggcagggactgtcgcaatgtttaagtaacagacaggtacattgataggacagttttggagggatatggaccaaacacaggtaggtgggactatagatgggacatgttgggcagtgtgcgAAAGTTGGGCCTGttaccatactgtatcactctatgacatgttTAATTACTAGTAGATATTAAATGTTTGTGGTTGTCAGATATTTGTAATGATTCAAATTATTTTGCTGCTTTGACATTGCTTCAGCTTGAGGAGCCTGTTTCATCTGATCCTGTGGCATTTCATTGCTGATTTATGATTACAGCacatgggcggcatggtgacacaggggtagagctactgctttacaggccagagacccaggttggatcctgcctatgggtgctccTGTGACTTGActataggtgctccggttttctccgagatctttggtttcctcccacattccaaagatgtacaggtttgtaggttaattggcttggtataaaatgtaaaattgtccctaatgtgtgtaggatagtgttagtgtgcagggatactagtggtcggcgcggactcggtgggccgaagggcctgtttccatgctgtatctataaactaaatgaaaataaaacacaaagcccATGCTGCATTATCCTCTCTGATCAGGTGGGAGCCAACACTCACGGAGGTTTGCACCCTGGGATCTGCTCGATATAAGAACAGGTTTTAGCAAGCAGGCAATCGGCCAGCTTGGGCAACACATCTCCTTGTGGAAAACTCAGGCTCTTGCTTGTCCAAGAACAGTTCATAATGTTCAGTGTAGGTCGAACATTGCATTGTActgcaagatacagcatggaaacgcccttcggcccactgagtccacgccgaccatcgatcacccgttcatactaattctatgttaACTCACTTTCTTATGCACTCCCGATGCACTAAGGGTAATCGaccgaggccaattatcctacaaaactgcacggctttggaatgtgggaggaaaccggagcactgggaagAAAacaccagggagaacgtgcaaactccatacagacagcacctgagtacaggatcgagcccggtctctggcgctgtgaggtatcaGCTGTCCCAGCTGTGCCCCAACATAAGTCTTTAGAGCAGTGTATTGTTTAGTCATATTGCAGCTAATCTAGAATCTTACCACATTGACATGAGTGATCCTGCCAGGCATATGAATGTCATTTGCCACTCTGCTCTTGAGCAGATTACAATAGGAAGCATAGAAAGGAAAGGGATGGAAAACACATGGCGGCAAAGTGCGTagtagtagagctactgccttaaagcgctagagacccaggtttgattctgacttcgggtgctgtctgtacggagtatgtacgttctccttgtgacctgcaggggttatctccaaaatcttcggtttcctcccaaactccaaagacttaGACTATAGATTAATTGGGttcggtacaaatgtaaaattgtccctagtgtgtgcaggatagcgttgatgtgcggggatctactagtcggtgcggactcggtgagccaaagagcccaattacgtgctgtatctctaaactaaacaagacaatTCCCCAAATGGAAACAACTGCAGTTTCCATTAAGTTTATTGATTCTCCAGTAATAAGATTATTGAACCGTGGCTGAGAGCATCTTTCCATCCAGGGGCCACTGACAGATGAGCCTCTGTGCTTTTAGGCTAACATGCTCATAAAGCAATGCATTACCTTTGACATCCATCTCTTATTTCCTTAATTCCAATAACATGATTGCCGTCCATTGCTGACTTCCATCCTACTTTTCTAAAAaacatttacaccaaagattgaaaCCGGATAAGGCTTGTGATAAAGGCCAGTCAACCTTGGCTTCTTGGCTGCATGGTGCTTTTGTTTATCAAGATGATAGCAGATGGTGGGTCTCCTGACACCGTCTCACCATTTGCACTCTTCTGATTACTGGAGCTGCCACCGGGCAAAGTGGCATGAGGTAATGATCATTTAATTTGGactattcgcaaaatgctggagtaactcagcaggtcaggcagcatctcgggagagaaggaatgggtgacgtttcgggtcgagacccttcttcagactgatgtcgggggcgggacaaaggaaggatataggtggagacaggaagatagagggagatctgggaaggaggaggggaagggagggacagatgaactatctaaagttggagaaatcgatgttcataccactgggctgcaagctgcccaggcgaaatatgaggtgctgttcctccaatttccggtgggcctcactatggcactggaggaggcccatgacagaaaggtcagactgggaatgggagggggaggggatgggaa includes these proteins:
- the tceanc gene encoding transcription elongation factor A N-terminal and central domain-containing protein, encoding MNSLKEMTHRAHQIEKLISGNNIQDIKCLLDGMEDIQVTPEVLQETDLVKAVYRVLKTCPDAGIRGKARRLLSAWKKLYKRSNLQGKCPEDKACDGTEKTEPSNEMGQGKVKLEHETSETDSACRNPTQQTQITTGTDVIRNLLTNEKAHDVKVPVTEEGFVGIEQDAAPKQLCISGVDAVRTKCVALLFQALIGSEPVDGTQVGIWQGIAEEIEQSIYAIHLKNTKKYKACIRSRISNLKDPKNPHLRQRIQLGEITPQMFAEMSVMDMASEELKHLRAFYTTSGLQNHQLPQCSEGIKTSKLRCRRCEKFNCTVTAIARGTLFIPAWVRSGNPDEQMVTFIICNECGEQWYNSGWISV